The following proteins are co-located in the Palaemon carinicauda isolate YSFRI2023 chromosome 3, ASM3689809v2, whole genome shotgun sequence genome:
- the LOC137631024 gene encoding golgin subfamily A member 6-like protein 25, producing the protein MQCKRLMFAYDALLVGYIKEKRHKLVTRVNLGNRLVMRANENQEDGDKLDALTIENIYIKQKLFEKELQVESLENRLTYERMNNQTLQVNSTEKEKKKVEEEKQHAPELESYLQELFEEEESDAEKGDCRVFLQSRLIEKPKLEKPALKYFNVVHMRLVFDWGKRQRYFEGVETLLGDGRKYLVPLYRTYDHEPGGADIIWAIITCIRKSTVSDENDGVGVQEVQEKVECEDDNGEEVEEKVESEDDNREEVQEVEGKIECEDDNGEEVQEVEEKVESEDDNREEVQEVEEKVESEDDNREEVQEVEEKVESEDDNREEVQEVEEKVESEDDNREEVQEVEEKVESEDDNREEVQEVEEKVESENDNREEVQEVEEKVESEDDNREVEEKDESEDDVGVEVMEVEKYGEGEGEEFHVQLEQGVDIIRAIIESIRTSCVSKE; encoded by the exons ATGCAGTGTAAAAGGTTGATGTTTGCATATGATGCTCTTCTGGTGGGATACATTAAAGAGAAGCGCCATAAACTAGTCACGAGAGTAAATTTGGGGAACCGTTTGGTTATGAGAGCAAATGAAAACCAAGAAGATGGG gATAAGTTGGACGCGCTaacgatagaaaatatttatattaaacagaaGTTGTTTGAAAAAGAGTTACAGGTGGAATCCCTAGAGAATAGACTGACTTACGAGAGAATGAATAATCAGACACTTCAGGTAAATTCGacagaaaaggagaagaagaaggtggaggaggagaag CAGCATGCACCAGAGCTAGAATCATACTTGCAGGAGCTTTTCGAGGAGGAAGAAAGTGACGCGGAAAAGGGAGACTGTAGAGTTTTCCTACAAAGTAGGTTGATCGAGAAACCTAAATTAGAGAAACCTGCCCTTAAATATTTTAATGTCGTGCATATGCGTTTGGTGTTTGACTGGGGTAAACGCCAGCGGTATTTCGAAGGGGTTGAAACATTATTGGGTGATGGTCGAAAATATTTAGTGCCCCTATATAGAACCTACGACCACGAGCCTGGG GGTGCTGATATAATATGGGCAATAATCACGTGCATAAGAAAATCCACTGTATCGGACGAGAACGATGGGGTGGGGGTACAGGAGGTACAGGAGAAGGTTGAATGTGAGGACGACAATGGGGAGGAGGTAGAGGAGAAGGTTGAAAGTGAGGACGACAATAGGGAGGAGGTACAGGAGGTAGAGGGGAAGATTGAATGTGAGGACGACAATGGGGAGGAGGTACAGGAGGTAGAGGAGAAGGTTGAAAGTGAGGACGACAATCGGGAGGAGGTACAGGAGGTAGAGGAGAAGGTTGAAAGTGAGGACGACAATCGGGAGGAGGTACAGGAGGTAGAGGAGAAGGTTGAAAGTGAGGACGACAATCGGGAGGAGGTACAGGAGGTAGAGGAGAAGGTTGAAAGTGAGGACGACAATCGGGAGGAGGTACAGGAGGTAGAGGAGAAGGTTGAAAGTGAGGACGACAATCGGGAGGAGGTACAGGAGGTAGAGGAGAAGGTTGAAAGTGAGAACGACAATCGGGAGGAGGTACAGGAGGTAGAGGAGAAGGTTGAAAGTGAGGACGACAATCGGGAGGTAGAGGAGAAGGATGAAAGCGAGGATGATGTTGGGGTGGAGGTAATGGAGGTTGAAAAAtatggagagggggagggggaggaatttCATGTACAGCTGGAGCAAG GTGTTGATATAATACGGGCGATAATCGAGAGCATAAGAACATCCTGTGTATCGAAGGAATAA